In Periplaneta americana isolate PAMFEO1 chromosome 4, P.americana_PAMFEO1_priV1, whole genome shotgun sequence, one DNA window encodes the following:
- the LOC138698792 gene encoding homeobox protein HMX3-like — protein sequence MHHSTGTGGQHPRDHKDLDSMEIEEDVDDEDDYDSKDVKKDNGSGAGNSSSNNANNNNNKRKKKTRTVFSRSQVFQLESTFDMKRYLSSSERAGLAASLHLTETQVKIWFQNRRNKWKRQLAAELEAANMAHAAQRLVRVPILYHEAAAAAAAVAASAGSSGNHHHGVPLHHHHHLDGGSAGVSTSSATTTTYPPPLYYHHHSVAAAAAHSLPASPVATRAPLSSLV from the coding sequence ATGCACCACTCGACGGGAACGGGAGGACAGCACCCGCGGGACCACAAGGACTTGGACAGCATGGAGATCGAGGAGGACGTGGACGACGAGGATGACTACGACAGCAAGGACGTCAAGAAGGACAACGGCTCCGGCGCCGGCAACAGCTCCTCCAACAACgccaacaacaataacaacaagaggaagaagaagacacGCACCGTCTTCTCCAGAAGTCAAGTCTTTCAGTTAGAATCCACGTTCGACATGAAGCGGTACTTATCGAGTTCCGAGCGCGCGGGACTGGCCGCTTCGTTGCACCTAACAGAAACTCAGGTGAAGATCTGGTTCCAGAACCGACGCAATAAATGGAAGCGACAGCTCGCCGCCGAGCTTGAGGCTGCCAACATGGCGCACGCCGCACAGAGGCTTGTTAGAGTTCCCATCCTCTACCACGAGGCGGCAGCAGCGGCGGCCGCAGTGGCGGCCAGTGCGGGAAGCAGCGGCAACCACCACCACGGCGTCCCCTtgcatcaccaccaccatctagACGGCGGCAGTGCGGGCGTGTCCACGTCTTCTGCCACGACGACGACGTACCCCCCGCCTctgtactaccaccaccactcgGTGGCTGCAGCGGCGGCTCATAGCTTACCAGCCAGTCCCGTGGCGACGAGAGCGCCCCTATCCAGTCTTGTCTAG